Proteins encoded by one window of Erwinia pyrifoliae DSM 12163:
- the astA gene encoding arginine N-succinyltransferase, with translation MIYIRPVERDDLPQLLFLAGKTGGGLTSLPADSDALAARIERSLLTWQGKLPRAQQGYVFVLVDSETNKASGICAIEVAVGLEDPWYNFRVGSQIHASKELNVYNMLPTLSLSNDHTGSSELCTLFLDPDYRNGKNGYLLSKSRFLFMAGFPQQFMHKVVAEMRGVIDERGRSPFWDSVGSRFFSMSFADADYLCGTGQKAFIAELMPKHPLYIDYLSPEARAVIGQVHPHTAPARTLLEAEGFQFQHYVDIFDGGPTLECEINRVRSIRKSRLLKMDIDDTRCDALPLCLVANERYQHFRVLLLPADPAADRIRVTAAEAEILGCQPGDSLRVVALCREEKKA, from the coding sequence ATGATCTATATCCGTCCCGTTGAACGTGACGATTTGCCGCAGCTGCTGTTTCTTGCGGGAAAAACCGGCGGGGGGCTAACCTCACTGCCGGCTGACAGCGACGCGCTGGCAGCGCGTATCGAACGTTCGCTGCTCACCTGGCAGGGTAAGCTGCCGCGTGCACAACAGGGATATGTGTTCGTGCTGGTCGACAGTGAAACGAATAAGGCTTCGGGCATCTGTGCCATCGAGGTGGCGGTGGGCTTAGAGGATCCCTGGTACAACTTTCGCGTGGGTTCCCAGATCCACGCCTCTAAAGAGCTGAATGTATACAACATGCTGCCCACGCTGTCGTTAAGTAACGATCACACCGGCAGCAGCGAGCTGTGTACGCTGTTTCTCGATCCGGACTACCGCAACGGTAAAAACGGCTATCTGCTGTCCAAATCGCGCTTTCTGTTTATGGCCGGTTTCCCGCAACAATTTATGCACAAAGTGGTGGCCGAAATGCGCGGGGTGATCGACGAACGGGGGCGTTCACCGTTCTGGGACAGTGTGGGAAGCCGCTTCTTCTCAATGTCATTTGCCGATGCTGATTATCTGTGCGGCACCGGGCAAAAAGCTTTTATCGCCGAGCTGATGCCAAAGCATCCGCTGTATATCGACTACCTTTCGCCTGAGGCGCGGGCAGTTATTGGTCAGGTACACCCGCACACTGCTCCGGCGCGTACGTTACTGGAGGCGGAAGGTTTCCAGTTTCAGCATTACGTTGATATCTTCGACGGCGGCCCGACGCTGGAATGCGAAATCAACAGGGTGCGTTCAATCCGTAAAAGCCGGTTGCTGAAGATGGACATCGACGACACGCGCTGCGACGCGCTGCCGCTGTGCCTGGTGGCTAATGAACGTTATCAGCACTTCCGCGTGCTGCTGCTGCCGGCCGATCCCGCCGCTGACCGCATCCGCGTGACGGCCGCCGAGGCGGAAATACTAGGCTGCCAGCCGGGCGACAGCCTGCGCGTGGTGGCACTTTGCCGTGAGGAGAAAAAAGCATGA
- a CDS encoding bifunctional succinylornithine transaminase/acetylornithine transaminase, with protein MQLSVTRQDFDQWIVPTYAPANFVPVRAGGSTLWDQQGKSYIDFAGGIAVNALGHAHPQLQKALQQQAGKLWHTGNGYTNEPILRLAKQLIDATFADRVFFCNSGAEANEAALKLARKAAIDKGQEHKNGIVAFNNAFHGRTLFTVSAGGQPAYSKDFAPLPGGITHAPYNDLAAAAALINPQTCAVIVEPVQGEGGVIPAETAFLQGLRELCDQQGALLIFDEVQSGMGRTGSLYAYMHYGVTPDVLTTAKALGGGFPMAAMLTTEALAAHLNVGSHGTTYGGNPLAGAVGSKVMELVNCPEVLRGVSERHRWFVAALQAINQRLQMFSEIRGLGLLIGCELSQNYSGKAKLINQAAAREGLMILIAGPDVVRFAPSLIISQREVQEGLVRFERACRAVAEGAGA; from the coding sequence ATGCAACTATCCGTCACCCGTCAGGACTTTGATCAATGGATTGTGCCCACCTATGCCCCGGCGAATTTTGTCCCGGTAAGAGCCGGGGGATCAACATTGTGGGATCAGCAGGGAAAATCCTATATCGATTTTGCCGGTGGCATTGCCGTTAATGCCCTCGGACATGCCCATCCGCAACTCCAAAAAGCGCTACAGCAGCAGGCGGGGAAACTATGGCATACCGGCAATGGCTATACCAATGAACCCATTCTGCGTCTGGCTAAACAACTGATTGATGCCACTTTTGCCGACCGCGTGTTCTTCTGTAATTCCGGTGCCGAAGCCAATGAGGCGGCCTTAAAACTGGCGCGCAAAGCGGCTATCGATAAGGGTCAAGAACATAAAAATGGCATTGTGGCGTTTAACAATGCGTTTCACGGCCGAACCCTTTTCACCGTGTCTGCCGGTGGGCAGCCCGCCTATTCAAAAGACTTTGCTCCGCTGCCGGGCGGCATTACTCATGCACCCTATAATGATCTCGCGGCGGCGGCGGCGCTGATCAACCCTCAAACCTGTGCGGTGATCGTCGAGCCTGTGCAGGGTGAAGGCGGCGTGATCCCCGCTGAGACTGCTTTTCTACAGGGGCTGCGCGAACTTTGCGACCAGCAGGGGGCGTTGCTGATATTTGATGAAGTTCAAAGCGGCATGGGCCGTACCGGGTCGCTGTACGCCTATATGCACTACGGCGTGACGCCAGATGTACTTACCACGGCAAAAGCGCTCGGCGGCGGCTTCCCGATGGCCGCCATGCTGACCACCGAAGCGCTGGCAGCCCATCTGAATGTCGGTAGTCACGGTACTACCTATGGCGGGAATCCCCTGGCTGGTGCGGTGGGCAGTAAAGTGATGGAGCTGGTCAACTGCCCAGAGGTATTGCGTGGCGTCTCCGAGCGCCATCGCTGGTTTGTAGCGGCGCTGCAGGCGATAAACCAGCGTCTGCAGATGTTCAGTGAAATTCGTGGGCTGGGGCTGCTGATTGGCTGCGAACTGAGTCAGAACTATAGCGGCAAGGCGAAATTGATCAATCAGGCCGCTGCCCGCGAAGGGCTGATGATCCTGATTGCCGGTCCTGACGTAGTGCGTTTTGCCCCGTCGCTTATTATCTCGCAGCGTGAAGTGCAGGAGGGGCTGGTACGTTTCGAACGCGCCTGTCGCGCCGTAGCAGAAGGAGCCGGCGCATGA
- a CDS encoding porin OmpC, which translates to MMKRCSIALGLMALLASTHVVAAEIYNKDGNKLDLNGKVNAGRVFSDDDSNNVDASYARLGFKGETVLGEDFTGYGQWQYQFQLNKSEGSDAVSGDKTRIGFAGLKYGKWGSIDYGRNYGVVYDVLAWTDMLPKFGGDAGNTDAFLSARSGGVATWRNSDFFGLVHGLDVALQYQGKNDRTSSEDIAVRRSNGDGYATSVSWTADSGFGVAGTYANLGRTTAQNNASYGKGERAEHWATAVKYDANQLYLAAMYGTTHNATPIGGGFANKAVNFEAVAQYQFLNGLRPSLAYVTSRGKDIENIGEADLYKYISAGTYYYLNKNFMVFAEYKFNLLKDDNPLGLATDDVTGVGINYQF; encoded by the coding sequence ATGATGAAGCGCTGTTCCATCGCATTAGGGTTAATGGCTTTACTGGCGTCTACCCACGTAGTAGCCGCAGAAATTTACAACAAAGACGGAAACAAGCTCGATTTAAATGGCAAGGTCAATGCAGGGCGCGTTTTCTCTGACGATGACAGTAACAATGTGGACGCCTCATACGCTCGCCTGGGTTTCAAAGGTGAAACGGTGCTCGGCGAAGACTTTACCGGTTACGGTCAATGGCAGTATCAGTTTCAGCTGAACAAATCTGAAGGTAGCGATGCGGTGAGTGGTGACAAAACCCGTATTGGTTTCGCCGGTCTCAAATACGGTAAATGGGGCTCAATCGACTATGGCCGCAACTACGGTGTGGTCTACGATGTGCTGGCCTGGACCGATATGCTGCCCAAGTTCGGCGGTGATGCAGGTAACACTGACGCGTTCCTCTCGGCTCGCTCAGGAGGGGTTGCTACCTGGCGCAACAGTGATTTCTTCGGGCTGGTTCACGGGCTGGACGTCGCTTTACAGTATCAAGGCAAAAACGATCGCACTTCCAGTGAAGATATTGCCGTGCGGCGTTCGAACGGCGATGGCTATGCCACCTCCGTTAGCTGGACGGCCGATTCAGGCTTCGGCGTAGCCGGTACTTATGCCAACCTCGGCCGTACCACGGCGCAAAATAACGCCAGCTACGGTAAAGGCGAACGCGCAGAACATTGGGCGACAGCGGTAAAATATGATGCTAACCAGCTCTATCTGGCTGCCATGTACGGCACTACGCATAACGCCACGCCGATCGGCGGAGGCTTTGCTAATAAAGCGGTGAATTTTGAAGCCGTAGCGCAGTATCAGTTCCTCAACGGCTTACGCCCTTCTCTTGCCTATGTAACCTCGCGCGGCAAAGATATCGAGAACATCGGTGAGGCCGATCTGTACAAATATATCTCTGCAGGCACTTACTACTACTTGAATAAAAACTTCATGGTATTCGCAGAATACAAATTCAACCTGCTTAAAGACGACAACCCGCTCGGCCTGGCCACGGATGATGTCACCGGCGTCGGTATAAACTATCAGTTCTGA
- the astD gene encoding succinylglutamate-semialdehyde dehydrogenase — MTHCINGQWLPGSGEDMIKTDPVTAEVLWQGRAADAVLVAAAGEAARSAFPAWARRPFAERQAIAERFAVLLEKKRVELSEAISRETGKPRWETQTEVQAMINKVAISLRSWHDRCTERSEGESALRHRPHGVMAVFGPYNFPGHLPNGHIVPALLAGNCVVFKPSELTPLTAEITLRLWLAAGLPPGVLNLLQGGRDTGQTLAREKQVDGILFTGSAATGYQLHRQLAGQPEKMLALEMGGNNPLIVEDPDDIDAAVHIAVQSAFISAGQRCTCARRLLVKRGTAGDAFLKRLAVVAADIRVGRWNEEPQPFMGSVISLQAAKKIYSEWQARVDGGGKVLLSMRWPERGSAILTPGIIDVTDAGPLPDEEVFGPLLQVVRYDDFDSAIRLANHTRYGLACGLISPQREKFERLLIEARAGIVNWNKPLTGAASTAPFGGIGASGNHRPSAWYAADYCAWPMASLASTDLTLPDSLSPGLHFSVRQEAE, encoded by the coding sequence ATGACGCACTGTATTAATGGCCAGTGGCTGCCCGGGAGCGGCGAAGACATGATCAAAACCGACCCGGTGACGGCTGAGGTGCTGTGGCAGGGCAGAGCCGCAGACGCCGTGCTGGTTGCTGCTGCTGGTGAAGCGGCTCGCAGCGCTTTTCCGGCCTGGGCCAGGCGTCCGTTTGCTGAACGCCAGGCGATAGCGGAACGCTTTGCCGTGCTGCTGGAAAAAAAACGGGTAGAACTGAGCGAAGCCATCTCGCGCGAGACCGGCAAACCGCGTTGGGAAACGCAAACCGAAGTTCAGGCGATGATCAATAAGGTGGCGATTTCGCTGCGTTCATGGCATGACCGCTGTACAGAACGGTCAGAGGGGGAAAGCGCGTTGCGCCATCGACCCCACGGCGTCATGGCGGTGTTCGGACCCTATAATTTCCCGGGTCATTTGCCCAATGGTCATATTGTTCCTGCCCTGTTGGCGGGTAACTGCGTGGTATTCAAACCGAGTGAACTGACGCCGCTCACCGCAGAAATCACCCTGCGCCTGTGGCTTGCAGCGGGATTACCGCCTGGAGTACTTAATCTGCTGCAGGGCGGTCGCGATACCGGCCAGACGCTGGCACGGGAAAAACAGGTAGACGGCATCCTGTTTACCGGCAGTGCGGCCACGGGGTATCAGCTGCATCGCCAGCTGGCCGGGCAGCCCGAGAAAATGCTGGCGCTGGAGATGGGGGGAAATAATCCGCTGATCGTTGAAGATCCCGACGATATTGATGCAGCGGTACATATTGCTGTTCAGTCGGCTTTTATCAGCGCCGGGCAGCGCTGTACCTGTGCAAGGCGTCTGTTGGTGAAACGCGGTACGGCTGGTGATGCGTTCCTCAAGCGGCTGGCGGTGGTGGCGGCGGATATTCGCGTTGGGCGCTGGAACGAAGAGCCGCAGCCGTTTATGGGCAGCGTGATTTCACTTCAGGCCGCCAAAAAAATCTATAGCGAGTGGCAGGCACGCGTGGATGGCGGTGGGAAAGTCCTGCTGTCGATGCGCTGGCCAGAGCGCGGTAGTGCCATACTGACGCCGGGGATTATTGACGTGACCGACGCCGGCCCTTTGCCGGATGAAGAAGTATTTGGCCCGTTATTGCAGGTGGTTCGCTATGACGATTTTGACAGCGCTATTCGCCTTGCCAACCATACCCGCTACGGGCTGGCGTGCGGCCTGATCTCTCCTCAGCGGGAGAAATTCGAACGGCTGCTGATCGAAGCCCGCGCCGGGATAGTCAACTGGAACAAACCGCTTACCGGCGCGGCCAGTACCGCACCCTTTGGGGGGATTGGCGCTTCCGGCAACCACCGGCCCAGCGCCTGGTACGCTGCTGACTACTGCGCATGGCCGATGGCGTCGCTGGCGTCGACAGATTTAACCCTGCCGGACAGCCTGTCGCCGGGGCTGCATTTTAGCGTACGGCAGGAGGCAGAATGA
- a CDS encoding YchO/YchP family invasin, which produces MKLSLTPKKSVASDVMSQFYRYLTLSCLLPAVLVVGGFTLNDALAFTEQARVDDAPFADPARFAKMQQQLPELGTVHDNDQLAKKIAEAAKSIGEASMNSDSDRSLREEAGIWVFNRFRDAAKQRAASEGEQLLSPYGRASVSLALSDDGSFNGSSAQLVTPWQDNYSYLTFSQLGIEQSEYGSVGNAGLGQRWIAGSWRVGYNAFVDSLLGPDRQRGSLGAEAWGKYLRFSANYYQPLSGCRNHSNSALMRMARGYDITTRGYLPFYRQLGVTLSYEQYLGEGVDLFNSGNAVANPAAVSLGINYTPVPLFTLSASHKEGDGGESQDKFALKMNYRLGVALSQQLSADNVAAAQSLSGSRYDGVNRNNSPVMAFRQLKTLSVFLATPPWQLQPGETLPLKLQIAHSNAIKAVSWQGDTQALSLTPPPNNVDPQGWSIIMPAWNSQQGANNSWHLSVTLEDSKHQRVTSNWITLKLSPPMTLQAADRGNFSFSAP; this is translated from the coding sequence ATGAAACTCTCTCTTACGCCGAAAAAAAGTGTTGCCAGCGACGTTATGAGCCAATTCTACCGCTATCTGACCCTCTCCTGTTTGCTGCCGGCCGTGCTGGTCGTCGGCGGATTTACGCTCAATGATGCCCTGGCTTTCACCGAACAGGCGCGTGTAGACGACGCGCCTTTCGCCGATCCCGCCCGTTTCGCGAAGATGCAGCAGCAATTGCCTGAACTTGGCACGGTGCACGATAACGACCAGCTGGCAAAAAAAATTGCCGAAGCCGCTAAAAGTATTGGCGAAGCCAGCATGAACAGTGATAGCGACAGATCGCTGCGTGAGGAAGCGGGAATTTGGGTATTTAATCGCTTTCGTGATGCGGCAAAACAGCGCGCAGCCAGTGAAGGAGAGCAGTTGTTGTCTCCCTACGGCCGCGCCAGCGTTTCTCTGGCGCTATCTGATGACGGCAGCTTTAATGGCTCCTCGGCGCAGTTGGTGACTCCGTGGCAGGATAACTACTCGTATCTGACCTTCAGCCAGTTAGGTATTGAACAGAGCGAATATGGCTCGGTGGGCAATGCGGGGCTGGGGCAGCGTTGGATCGCCGGTAGCTGGCGAGTGGGCTATAACGCTTTTGTTGACAGCCTGCTGGGTCCAGACAGACAGCGTGGTTCGCTGGGCGCTGAAGCCTGGGGCAAGTATTTGCGCTTCTCTGCTAACTACTATCAACCGCTTTCGGGCTGTCGCAACCACAGTAATAGCGCACTGATGCGCATGGCGCGTGGCTATGATATTACCACCCGTGGCTATCTGCCATTTTATCGTCAGTTGGGGGTCACGCTGAGCTATGAACAGTATCTGGGCGAAGGGGTCGATCTGTTTAACAGCGGCAATGCGGTAGCCAATCCGGCGGCAGTATCGCTCGGCATAAACTATACGCCGGTGCCACTGTTTACTCTGTCGGCCAGCCATAAAGAGGGTGACGGCGGTGAGTCGCAGGACAAGTTCGCGCTGAAAATGAATTATCGCCTTGGCGTGGCGCTTAGCCAGCAGCTGTCGGCAGACAATGTGGCGGCTGCGCAGTCGCTGAGCGGGAGCCGCTACGATGGCGTTAACCGCAATAATTCACCGGTTATGGCGTTCCGCCAGCTTAAAACGCTGTCCGTGTTCCTGGCTACGCCGCCGTGGCAGCTCCAGCCAGGGGAAACCTTGCCGTTGAAATTACAGATTGCCCACAGCAATGCGATCAAGGCTGTCAGCTGGCAGGGTGATACCCAGGCGCTAAGCCTGACACCGCCGCCCAATAACGTTGACCCACAAGGCTGGAGTATCATCATGCCTGCCTGGAACAGTCAGCAGGGAGCCAATAATAGCTGGCATTTGTCGGTGACTCTCGAAGACAGCAAACATCAGCGAGTTACCTCTAACTGGATCACTCTGAAACTGTCACCACCGATGACGCTTCAGGCAGCGGACAGGGGAAATTTCAGTTTTTCTGCCCCCTGA